From Lagenorhynchus albirostris chromosome 15, mLagAlb1.1, whole genome shotgun sequence, one genomic window encodes:
- the ZG16B gene encoding LOW QUALITY PROTEIN: zymogen granule protein 16 homolog B (The sequence of the model RefSeq protein was modified relative to this genomic sequence to represent the inferred CDS: inserted 1 base in 1 codon; deleted 1 base in 1 codon; substituted 1 base at 1 genomic stop codon): MLLWLTLTLLWSPTCWAGQMYGPGGGWHFSTFKDYENEITGIRVFVGAIGIFKSIQVRFGSXWSEKYGVSGAKPQECLLLPGXHIIGIYSSYKLFLQHLVIYTDFECWRGSTSTLGEEGGRTFFDSPGNSKEVLTGIFEHYRLLGISSIGFEWDYPLVTLNSVPPDSTTT; encoded by the exons ATGCTGCTAtggctgaccctcacccttctGTGGAGCCCCACCTGCTGGGCAGGGC AGATGTACGGGCCCGGAGGAGGATGGCATTTCAGTACCTTTAAAGACTATGAAAATGAAATCACTGGGATTCGAGTGTTTGTAGGTGCTATCGGCATATTTAAGAG tATCCAGGTGAGGTTTGGAT CCTGGAGTGAAAAATATGGAGTCTCAGGTGCGAAGCCCCAGGAATGCCTCCTGCTGCCAGGTTAACACATTATAGGAATCTACAGCTCCTACAAGCTTTTCCTCCAGCACCTGGTCATATACACCGACTTTGAGTGCTGGAGAGGAAGCACT TCCACACTTGGAGAGGAAGGTGGCAGGACCTTTTTTGACTCCCCAGGTAACAGTAAGGAGGTGCTCACTGGAATCTTTGAGCATTACAGGCTCCTGGGCATTTCCAGTATCGGCTTTGAGTGGGATTATCCTCTCGTAACCTTGAACTCTGTTCCACCAGATAGCAccacaacctaa